A single window of Streptomyces cathayae DNA harbors:
- a CDS encoding DUF1877 family protein, translating into MSTYFHLRAVPAPALRNSPAWLLRLFEDDWEAVRERVGRHREEILDQGYLDQEFLYTGPAPRHTPDGPPAHVVLGGRPVTPPGPDRPPFLLLTSAQAGRVAGFLETADFDALWRRARDRILPRYGGPGLEPQAHDAFAAAHRDLTAFYTRTARQREAVVKWLLP; encoded by the coding sequence ATGAGTACGTACTTCCATCTGCGCGCCGTACCGGCCCCGGCCCTGCGCAACAGCCCCGCCTGGCTGCTGCGGCTGTTCGAGGACGACTGGGAGGCCGTGCGCGAACGCGTCGGCCGGCATCGTGAGGAGATCCTCGACCAGGGATATCTCGACCAGGAGTTCCTCTACACCGGCCCGGCCCCGCGGCACACTCCGGACGGCCCGCCCGCCCACGTGGTCCTCGGCGGCCGTCCGGTCACCCCGCCCGGCCCGGACCGGCCGCCCTTCCTGCTGCTGACCTCGGCCCAGGCCGGCCGCGTCGCCGGCTTCCTGGAGACCGCCGACTTCGACGCGCTGTGGCGACGGGCCCGCGACCGGATCCTCCCGCGCTACGGCGGACCCGGCCTGGAGCCGCAGGCACACGACGCCTTCGCGGCGGCCCACCGCGACCTGACCGCGTTCTACACGCGCACGGCACGGCAGCGGGAGGCGGTGGTGAAGTGGCTCCTGCCCTGA
- a CDS encoding beta-N-acetylhexosaminidase: protein MLVALAAGAVVAASGVGLGLWATSDDAGSAASRSGDLAGSPPEPSPTRSYPLSQAPRTIPAVRDHSAERGPGWRPERGHRVVVGDPALADEGRLIAGELGLTYAGEKDDERAGDLRLVLNKGKGANPESYTMTVRGGRVTVSAPAEAGVFYGTRTLKQQIRGAETAPEGVVRDEPAKQRRGMMLDVARKHFTADWIEDRVRELGDLKFNELGLHFSDDQGFRIESDSHPEIVSEQHLTKAQVKRIVDLAASRHITVVPEIDSPGHLGAVIAAHPDLQLRNVNGGVVRGAIDISKAKSAEIVDDLLDEYAGLFPGGQWHLGADEYQALVVSDPEASFPGLAAAARKKYGSGATVEDLATGWLNDRADTVRAHDRTPRAWNDGFFKGGSVQAAEDVQIAYWTGKEIGARQPVEYLSEGRDVVNYNDEFLYYVLGEPHTFVYPTGERIYEQWTPLVLRGTTAVPAKYDGQILGGSFAVWCDLANSQTQEQVAAGIRMPLRATVQKLWHPDGEPELSWAEFRALADKLD, encoded by the coding sequence CTGCTCGTGGCCCTGGCCGCGGGCGCGGTGGTCGCGGCGTCCGGGGTGGGCCTCGGGCTCTGGGCGACCTCGGACGACGCCGGTTCCGCCGCCTCCCGGTCCGGGGACTTGGCGGGCTCGCCGCCGGAGCCGAGCCCCACCCGCTCCTACCCGTTGTCCCAGGCGCCCCGGACCATACCCGCCGTCCGCGACCACAGCGCCGAGCGCGGCCCCGGATGGCGGCCCGAGCGCGGCCACCGGGTGGTCGTCGGCGATCCGGCGCTGGCCGACGAGGGCCGCCTCATAGCCGGTGAGCTGGGCCTGACGTACGCGGGGGAGAAGGACGACGAGCGCGCCGGGGACCTGCGCCTGGTGCTGAACAAGGGCAAGGGCGCGAACCCCGAGTCGTACACCATGACCGTGCGGGGCGGCCGGGTGACCGTCAGCGCTCCCGCCGAGGCGGGCGTCTTCTACGGCACCCGCACCCTCAAGCAGCAGATACGCGGCGCCGAGACCGCCCCCGAGGGCGTGGTGCGCGACGAGCCCGCCAAGCAGCGGCGCGGGATGATGCTGGACGTCGCGCGCAAGCATTTCACCGCCGACTGGATCGAGGACCGGGTCCGCGAGCTCGGCGACCTGAAGTTCAACGAGCTGGGGCTGCACTTCTCCGACGACCAGGGCTTCCGCATCGAGTCGGACTCGCACCCGGAGATCGTCTCCGAGCAGCACCTGACCAAGGCGCAGGTCAAGCGGATCGTCGACCTCGCGGCGAGCCGGCACATCACCGTCGTGCCCGAGATCGACTCGCCCGGACACCTCGGCGCGGTCATCGCCGCCCACCCCGACCTCCAGCTGCGCAACGTGAACGGCGGTGTGGTGCGCGGCGCGATCGACATCTCCAAGGCCAAGTCCGCCGAGATCGTCGACGACCTGCTGGACGAGTACGCCGGACTCTTCCCCGGCGGGCAGTGGCACCTCGGCGCCGACGAGTACCAGGCGCTGGTGGTCTCCGACCCGGAGGCGTCGTTCCCGGGCCTGGCCGCCGCCGCGCGGAAGAAGTACGGCTCCGGCGCCACCGTCGAGGACCTGGCCACCGGCTGGCTCAACGACCGCGCCGACACGGTCCGCGCCCACGACCGCACGCCCCGTGCCTGGAACGACGGCTTCTTCAAGGGCGGTTCGGTGCAGGCGGCCGAGGACGTCCAGATCGCCTACTGGACCGGCAAGGAGATCGGTGCCCGCCAGCCGGTGGAGTACCTGAGCGAGGGCCGCGACGTCGTCAACTACAACGACGAGTTCCTCTACTACGTGCTCGGGGAGCCGCACACCTTCGTCTACCCGACGGGCGAGCGGATCTACGAGCAGTGGACGCCGCTGGTGCTGCGCGGCACCACCGCGGTGCCCGCCAAGTACGACGGGCAGATCCTCGGCGGGTCCTTCGCCGTCTGGTGCGACCTGGCGAACTCCCAGACCCAGGAGCAGGTCGCGGCCGGGATACGGATGCCGCTGCGGGCGACGGTGCAGAAACTCTGGCACCCGGACGGCGAACCGGAGCTGTCCTGGGCGGAGTTCCGGGCCCTGGCGGACAAGCTGGACTGA
- a CDS encoding 2-oxo-4-hydroxy-4-carboxy-5-ureidoimidazoline decarboxylase — protein sequence MPAHRLPHRPGRVAIPGQSRGTPTPDTPGPTDTPGGAPSPLERFNAASAEDAERALLTCLHSPGWAVRVATHRPYPDLDSLLAAADEAAYDLPRAERLAALSAEALPGLPENAYSAAHTALNAANAAYESRFGHPFVIYVDDLKPDEVLDHVLEGIRSRLANDPEEERLVSGEELRRLARGRLTALLSDGNR from the coding sequence CTGCCTGCGCACCGTCTCCCGCATCGCCCCGGCCGTGTCGCCATACCCGGACAGTCGCGCGGCACGCCCACGCCCGACACGCCCGGACCGACCGACACGCCCGGCGGCGCCCCGTCCCCGCTGGAGCGCTTCAACGCCGCGTCCGCCGAGGACGCCGAGCGCGCCCTCCTGACCTGCCTGCACAGCCCCGGCTGGGCGGTGCGCGTCGCGACCCACCGTCCGTACCCGGACCTGGACTCCCTCCTCGCGGCAGCGGACGAGGCGGCCTACGACCTGCCCCGCGCGGAGCGCCTCGCCGCCCTGTCGGCGGAGGCCCTCCCCGGCCTCCCGGAGAACGCGTACTCCGCCGCCCACACGGCGCTGAACGCCGCCAACGCGGCCTACGAGAGCCGGTTCGGGCACCCGTTCGTCATCTATGTGGACGACCTGAAGCCGGACGAGGTCCTGGACCACGTACTCGAAGGCATCCGGTCACGATTGGCCAACGATCCGGAGGAGGAGCGTCTGGTCTCGGGGGAGGAACTCCGGCGCCTGGCACGGGGCCGCCTGACCGCCCTCCTCTCGGACGGGAACCGCTGA
- the sdhC gene encoding succinate dehydrogenase, cytochrome b556 subunit yields the protein MPAGTLYRGREGMWSWVAHRVTGVLIFFFLFVHVLDTALVRVSPEAYDTVVATYKTPIVALLEYGLVAAVLFHALNGLRVIAVDFWLQGARYQKQMLWTVVAVWVVLMLGAIYPVLGHAARELFGS from the coding sequence GTGCCGGCTGGAACGCTGTACCGCGGCCGGGAAGGAATGTGGTCCTGGGTGGCTCATCGAGTCACCGGCGTCCTCATCTTCTTCTTCCTGTTCGTTCACGTGCTGGACACCGCCCTCGTGCGAGTGTCCCCGGAGGCCTACGACACCGTCGTGGCCACGTACAAGACACCGATCGTCGCGCTGCTGGAGTACGGCCTCGTGGCCGCCGTCCTCTTCCACGCGCTCAACGGCCTGCGTGTCATCGCCGTCGACTTCTGGCTCCAGGGCGCCCGGTACCAGAAGCAGATGCTCTGGACCGTCGTCGCCGTGTGGGTCGTGCTGATGCTCGGGGCGATCTACCCCGTGCTCGGCCACGCCGCTCGTGAACTGTTCGGGAGCTGA
- a CDS encoding succinate dehydrogenase hydrophobic membrane anchor subunit: MSTTDSTASGIGPVEGASLYSVDNPAPVIEPPRARTKKTPKSTRGNFEMAAWLFMRLSGVVLVVLVIGHLLIQLVLDGGVSKIGFAFVAGRWASPFWQVWDLLMLWLAMLHGANGLRTVINDYAERTNTRLWLKGLLYTATVFTILLGTLVIFTFDPNIR, translated from the coding sequence ATGTCCACGACTGATTCCACCGCCTCGGGCATCGGCCCCGTCGAAGGCGCCTCGCTCTACTCGGTCGACAACCCGGCGCCCGTCATCGAGCCGCCCCGCGCCCGCACCAAGAAGACCCCGAAGAGCACCCGGGGCAACTTCGAGATGGCCGCCTGGCTGTTCATGCGCCTGTCCGGCGTCGTCCTGGTCGTCCTGGTCATCGGGCACCTGCTGATCCAGCTCGTCCTGGACGGCGGCGTCTCCAAGATCGGCTTCGCCTTCGTGGCGGGCCGCTGGGCCTCTCCGTTCTGGCAGGTCTGGGACCTGCTGATGCTGTGGCTCGCGATGCTGCACGGAGCGAACGGCCTGCGCACGGTCATCAACGACTACGCGGAACGCACGAACACCCGGCTGTGGCTCAAGGGCCTGCTCTACACCGCCACGGTGTTCACCATCCTGCTGGGCACGCTGGTGATCTTCACCTTCGACCCGAACATCCGCTAG
- the sdhA gene encoding succinate dehydrogenase flavoprotein subunit, whose product MKIHKYDTVIVGAGGAGMRAAIESTKRSRTAVLTKLYPTRSHTGAAQGGMAAALANVEEDNWEWHTFDTVKGGDYLVDQDAAEILAKEAIDSVLDLEKMGLPFNRTPDGTIDQRRFGGHSRNHGEAPVRRSCYAADRTGHMILQTLYQNCVKEGVEFFNEFYVLDQLITEVDGVKKSAGVVAYELATGEIHIFQAKSVIYASGGNGKFFKVTSNAHTLTGDGQASVYRRGLPLEDMEFFQFHPTGIWRMGILLTEGARGEGGILRNKDGERFMEKYAPVMKDLASRDVVSRSIYTEIREGRGCGPEGDHVYLDLTHLPPEQLDAKLPDITEFARTYLGIEPYNDPIPIQPTAHYAMGGIPTNVQGEVLADNTTVVPGLYAAGEVACVSVHGANRLGTNSLLDINVFGKRAGIAAAEYAHTTDFVELPENPESFVVEQIERLRSSTGTERVAELRRELQETMDANVMVFRTEQTIKTAVEKIGELRERYRNVAIQDKGKRFNTDLLEAVELGNLLDLAEVMAVSALARKESRGGHYREDYPNRDDVNFMRHTMAYREVGDDGTESIRLDYKPVVQTRYQPMERKY is encoded by the coding sequence ATGAAGATCCACAAGTACGACACCGTCATCGTCGGCGCCGGTGGCGCCGGCATGCGCGCGGCCATCGAGTCGACCAAGCGCAGCCGCACCGCCGTCCTGACCAAGCTCTACCCCACCCGCTCCCACACGGGCGCCGCGCAGGGCGGCATGGCCGCCGCGCTGGCCAACGTGGAGGAGGACAACTGGGAGTGGCACACCTTCGACACGGTCAAGGGCGGTGACTACCTGGTCGACCAGGACGCCGCCGAGATCCTGGCGAAGGAGGCCATCGACTCCGTCCTCGACCTGGAGAAGATGGGCCTGCCGTTCAACCGCACCCCGGACGGCACCATCGACCAGCGCCGCTTCGGCGGCCACAGCCGCAACCACGGCGAGGCCCCGGTCCGCCGCTCCTGCTACGCGGCCGACCGCACCGGTCACATGATCCTTCAGACGCTGTACCAGAACTGCGTCAAGGAGGGCGTGGAGTTCTTCAACGAGTTCTACGTCCTGGACCAGCTGATCACCGAGGTCGACGGCGTCAAGAAGTCGGCCGGTGTGGTGGCGTACGAGCTGGCCACCGGCGAGATCCACATCTTCCAGGCGAAGTCCGTGATCTACGCCTCCGGCGGCAACGGCAAGTTCTTCAAGGTGACGTCCAACGCGCACACCCTGACCGGTGACGGCCAGGCGTCCGTGTACCGGCGCGGGCTGCCGCTGGAGGACATGGAGTTCTTCCAGTTCCACCCGACCGGCATCTGGCGCATGGGCATCCTGCTGACGGAGGGCGCCCGCGGTGAGGGCGGCATCCTGCGCAACAAGGACGGCGAGCGCTTCATGGAGAAGTACGCGCCGGTCATGAAGGACCTCGCCTCCCGTGACGTCGTCTCCCGGTCCATCTACACGGAGATCCGCGAGGGCCGCGGCTGCGGTCCCGAGGGCGATCACGTCTACCTGGACCTGACCCACCTCCCGCCGGAGCAGCTGGACGCCAAGCTGCCCGACATCACGGAGTTCGCGCGGACCTACCTGGGCATCGAGCCGTACAACGACCCGATCCCGATCCAGCCGACCGCGCACTACGCCATGGGCGGCATCCCGACGAACGTCCAGGGCGAGGTCCTGGCCGACAACACCACCGTCGTGCCGGGCCTGTACGCGGCCGGCGAGGTCGCGTGCGTGTCGGTGCACGGCGCCAACCGCCTGGGCACCAACTCGCTGCTGGACATCAACGTGTTCGGCAAGCGGGCGGGCATCGCGGCGGCCGAGTACGCGCACACGACCGACTTCGTCGAGCTCCCGGAGAACCCGGAGTCGTTCGTCGTCGAGCAGATCGAGCGGCTGCGGTCCTCCACCGGCACCGAGCGGGTGGCCGAGCTCCGCCGCGAGCTGCAGGAGACCATGGACGCCAACGTCATGGTGTTCCGCACCGAGCAGACGATCAAGACGGCGGTCGAGAAGATCGGGGAGCTGCGCGAGCGCTACCGGAACGTCGCCATCCAGGACAAGGGCAAGCGGTTCAACACCGACCTGCTGGAGGCCGTCGAGCTGGGCAACCTGCTCGACCTGGCCGAGGTCATGGCCGTCTCCGCGCTGGCCCGCAAGGAGTCCCGCGGCGGTCACTACCGCGAGGACTACCCGAACCGCGACGACGTCAACTTCATGCGCCACACCATGGCGTACCGCGAGGTGGGCGACGACGGCACCGAGTCCATCCGTCTCGACTACAAGCCGGTCGTCCAGACCCGCTACCAGCCGATGGAGCGTAAGTACTGA
- a CDS encoding succinate dehydrogenase iron-sulfur subunit, which produces MATPVLDKADAAGSPEPGFADSPYITVTVRVRRFNPEVSAEATWEDFQLEIDPKERVLDALHKIKWDLDGTLTFRRSCAHGICGSDAMRINGTNRLACKTLIKDLNPEKPITVEPIKGLTVLKDLVVDMEPFFQAYRDVMPFLITKETNEPTRERLQSAEDRERFDDTTKCILCAACTSSCPVFWNDGQYFGPAAIVNAHRFIFDSRDEAGEQRLEILNDRDGVWRCRTTFNCTDACPRGIEVTKAIAEVKRALITRRF; this is translated from the coding sequence ATGGCTACCCCTGTTCTGGACAAGGCGGACGCGGCCGGATCGCCCGAGCCCGGTTTCGCCGACTCCCCATACATCACCGTCACCGTCCGGGTCCGCCGTTTCAACCCGGAGGTCTCCGCCGAGGCGACCTGGGAAGACTTCCAGCTGGAGATCGACCCCAAGGAGCGTGTCCTCGACGCGCTGCACAAGATCAAGTGGGACCTGGACGGCACCCTGACCTTCCGCCGCTCCTGCGCCCACGGCATCTGCGGCTCCGACGCCATGCGGATCAACGGCACCAACCGCCTGGCGTGCAAGACGCTGATCAAGGACCTCAACCCCGAGAAGCCGATCACGGTCGAGCCCATCAAGGGCCTCACGGTCCTCAAGGACCTGGTCGTGGACATGGAGCCGTTCTTCCAGGCGTACCGGGACGTGATGCCCTTCCTGATCACGAAGGAGACCAACGAGCCGACGCGTGAGCGGCTGCAGTCCGCCGAGGACCGTGAGCGCTTCGACGACACGACGAAGTGCATCCTGTGCGCCGCCTGCACGTCCTCGTGCCCGGTCTTCTGGAACGACGGCCAGTACTTCGGTCCGGCCGCGATCGTCAACGCGCACCGTTTCATCTTCGACTCGCGTGACGAGGCCGGCGAGCAGCGCCTGGAGATCCTCAACGACCGTGACGGCGTCTGGCGCTGCCGGACGACCTTCAACTGCACGGACGCGTGCCCGCGCGGCATCGAGGTCACCAAGGCGATCGCCGAGGTGAAGCGGGCGCTCATCACGCGCCGCTTCTGA
- a CDS encoding DUF2752 domain-containing protein: MPPVALLAAGVAGAAYLWGTDPHEPGHVLPQCPFRAVTGLLCPACGGTRMAYDLMHGHFAAAWLDNRALLLAAPFVLVLWGRWTIEGLRGRFWAPRLAPRVQVLILLTAVAWTVARNIVR, encoded by the coding sequence GTGCCCCCCGTCGCGCTGCTGGCCGCGGGCGTCGCGGGCGCCGCCTACCTGTGGGGCACCGACCCGCACGAGCCCGGCCATGTCCTGCCCCAGTGCCCGTTCCGGGCCGTCACCGGCCTGCTGTGCCCCGCCTGCGGCGGTACCCGCATGGCGTACGACCTGATGCACGGTCACTTCGCCGCGGCCTGGCTGGACAACCGGGCCCTGCTGCTCGCCGCGCCGTTCGTGCTGGTGCTCTGGGGGCGCTGGACGATCGAGGGCCTGCGGGGCCGCTTCTGGGCTCCCCGGCTCGCCCCCCGGGTCCAGGTGCTGATCCTGCTGACGGCGGTGGCCTGGACGGTGGCCCGCAACATCGTCCGGTGA
- a CDS encoding TM2 domain-containing protein, whose protein sequence is MSEQPQQPSQPPGFGPPNPGATGQSGPYGYPQAGQPGQPGYGYPQQPPGGYPPPGYQQAGYQQAGYQKPSGFPQGDPHAPYGYDPYGRPYSDKSKIVAGVLQLFLGGLGIGRFYVGSVGIGVAQLLTCGGFGIWSLVDGIMYLVSNDRTDEQGRILRG, encoded by the coding sequence GTGAGCGAGCAGCCGCAGCAGCCGTCCCAGCCGCCTGGTTTCGGCCCTCCGAACCCGGGCGCGACCGGTCAGTCCGGCCCCTACGGCTACCCGCAGGCAGGCCAGCCCGGCCAGCCCGGTTACGGCTACCCGCAGCAGCCCCCCGGCGGCTACCCGCCGCCCGGCTACCAGCAGGCGGGCTACCAGCAGGCGGGCTACCAGAAGCCCTCGGGGTTCCCTCAGGGCGACCCTCACGCGCCCTACGGGTACGACCCCTACGGCCGCCCCTACTCCGACAAGTCGAAGATCGTCGCCGGTGTCCTCCAGCTCTTCCTGGGAGGCCTGGGCATCGGCCGGTTCTACGTCGGTTCGGTCGGCATCGGCGTCGCCCAGCTGCTCACCTGCGGCGGCTTCGGCATCTGGTCGCTGGTCGACGGCATCATGTACCTGGTCAGCAACGACCGCACGGACGAGCAGGGGCGGATCCTGCGTGGCTGA
- a CDS encoding Uma2 family endonuclease gives MSAASVERPHDERPLIAEANRLMERVPGYRVEIIGGQLLVTPPPDGPHARALTKLMRPFIAAGLDDGETEVLQGIGLWLPTDIEDYAVPDLSLVDADFDDHLVENNSYEPVCFRLVLEVTSSNWKNDLKTKVAAYAEAGVPVYVVVDRRHRRLHVLTDPVGNDYATHRFHSPGQQVTLPDSIGAKVTLDVTEILRAGQPRTDD, from the coding sequence ATGTCCGCAGCATCCGTCGAGCGGCCCCACGACGAGCGTCCGCTGATCGCGGAGGCGAACCGTCTCATGGAACGCGTTCCGGGCTACCGCGTCGAGATCATCGGAGGCCAGCTCCTCGTGACCCCGCCACCGGACGGCCCGCACGCCCGAGCCCTGACCAAACTCATGCGTCCGTTCATCGCGGCGGGCCTTGACGACGGCGAGACCGAAGTGCTCCAGGGCATCGGCCTCTGGCTGCCCACCGACATCGAGGACTACGCGGTCCCCGACCTCTCTCTCGTGGACGCCGACTTCGACGACCACCTCGTCGAGAACAACTCCTACGAACCGGTCTGCTTCCGCCTCGTCCTGGAGGTCACCTCCAGCAACTGGAAGAACGATCTGAAGACCAAGGTGGCCGCTTACGCCGAAGCCGGGGTTCCCGTGTACGTGGTCGTCGACCGCAGGCACCGACGCCTCCACGTCCTGACCGATCCGGTCGGCAACGATTACGCCACCCACCGCTTCCACTCTCCCGGTCAGCAGGTCACCCTCCCCGACTCCATCGGCGCCAAGGTCACCCTGGACGTGACCGAGATCCTCCGGGCCGGGCAGCCCCGGACGGACGACTGA
- a CDS encoding TetR/AcrR family transcriptional regulator, with amino-acid sequence MCAKNDGPGEGAAPSKSEQTRALILETAMRLFRERGYDRTTMRAIATEAGVSVGNAYYYFEGKEHLIQGFYDRIAAEHRLVVREILDRETELEARLAGVLKAWLDIATPYHEFAVQFFKNAADPDSPLSPFSPESEHARSQAIGVHREVLAGSGTKVAPELREMLPELMWLAQMGLVLYWIFDRTEDRARSHRLAERGARITARSVALARFRVLRPLVREVHELFTDFLPGLTKALPDPAKPRRTAPAEHGRPAPLG; translated from the coding sequence GTGTGCGCGAAGAACGACGGCCCCGGCGAGGGTGCCGCACCCAGCAAGTCCGAACAGACCCGCGCCCTGATCCTGGAGACGGCCATGCGGCTGTTCCGGGAGCGCGGGTACGACAGGACGACCATGCGGGCCATCGCCACGGAGGCCGGGGTCTCCGTCGGCAACGCGTACTACTACTTCGAGGGCAAGGAACACCTGATCCAGGGGTTCTACGACCGGATCGCCGCCGAGCACCGGCTGGTGGTCCGGGAGATCCTGGACCGGGAGACCGAGCTGGAGGCCCGGCTGGCGGGCGTGCTGAAGGCATGGCTGGACATCGCCACGCCGTACCACGAGTTCGCGGTGCAGTTCTTCAAGAACGCCGCCGACCCGGACAGCCCGCTCAGCCCCTTCTCCCCCGAGTCGGAGCACGCGCGCTCGCAGGCGATCGGCGTCCACCGGGAGGTGCTGGCCGGGTCGGGGACCAAGGTCGCACCGGAACTGCGGGAGATGCTGCCCGAGTTGATGTGGCTGGCCCAGATGGGCCTCGTCCTGTACTGGATCTTCGACCGCACCGAGGACCGCGCACGCAGTCACCGCCTCGCCGAGCGCGGCGCCCGCATCACCGCGCGGAGTGTGGCCCTGGCCCGTTTCCGCGTGCTGCGCCCCCTGGTCCGCGAGGTCCACGAACTGTTCACGGACTTCCTGCCGGGCCTGACCAAGGCCCTGCCCGACCCGGCGAAGCCCCGCCGCACGGCCCCCGCCGAGCACGGCCGCCCCGCCCCGCTCGGCTGA
- a CDS encoding metallophosphoesterase, which translates to MPILFVLVPLLVLAVLVTGNWYMWRRLFHDTTRGPGAVRRWGALFFIGCWALTFAAFFTTRSGAPFWLKQVLAWPGYLWVALCLYLFLAVLAGEVVRPVLRRVLERRAAPAHEEPTPIPAGATAAAPGSDTPALTGTPGAPGTLDPAAPDSDAPDTPAASEAPDVPDVPSGLTGPSRRLFVSRVVAGAAAAAAVGTVGYGTADVVRGPRVKRVTVPLAKLPRAAHGYRIAVVSDIHLGPILGRGFAQKVVDTINSTQPDLIAVVGDLVDGNVKELGPAAAPLAQLTARHGSFFVTGNHEYFSGAEEWVAEVRRLGLLPLENARTELPYFDLAGVNDLAGENYGQGPDYARALGDRDRARACVLLAHQPVMVHEAVDHGVDLQLSGHTHGGQLWPASYLAAAANPTLAGLDRYGDTQLYVSRGAGAWGPPTRIGAPSDITVIELASKQT; encoded by the coding sequence GTGCCCATCCTCTTCGTACTCGTCCCACTGCTGGTCCTCGCCGTACTGGTGACGGGCAACTGGTACATGTGGCGCCGCCTGTTCCACGACACGACCCGGGGGCCGGGCGCCGTGCGCCGCTGGGGAGCCCTGTTCTTCATCGGGTGCTGGGCGCTGACCTTCGCGGCCTTCTTCACCACGCGCAGCGGTGCCCCGTTCTGGCTCAAGCAGGTCCTGGCCTGGCCCGGCTACCTCTGGGTGGCCCTGTGCCTCTACCTGTTTCTGGCGGTGCTCGCGGGCGAGGTCGTACGCCCGGTACTGCGCCGGGTCCTGGAGCGGCGGGCGGCACCGGCGCACGAGGAGCCGACGCCGATACCCGCGGGAGCGACGGCCGCCGCACCGGGGTCGGACACCCCTGCCCTCACCGGCACTCCCGGGGCTCCCGGCACCCTTGACCCGGCCGCTCCCGACTCCGATGCCCCGGACACTCCCGCTGCTTCTGAAGCCCCTGACGTTCCTGACGTTCCTTCCGGGCTCACCGGTCCCTCCCGTCGTCTCTTCGTCTCCCGGGTGGTCGCCGGGGCCGCCGCCGCGGCGGCCGTCGGGACGGTCGGGTACGGCACGGCCGACGTGGTGCGCGGTCCGCGGGTGAAGCGGGTCACCGTGCCGCTCGCCAAGCTGCCCCGCGCGGCGCACGGTTACCGGATCGCGGTGGTCAGCGACATCCATCTGGGGCCCATCCTCGGCCGGGGCTTCGCGCAGAAGGTCGTCGACACGATCAACTCGACCCAGCCCGACCTGATCGCCGTCGTCGGCGATCTGGTGGACGGCAACGTGAAGGAACTCGGCCCGGCTGCGGCCCCCCTGGCGCAGCTGACGGCGCGGCACGGCTCCTTCTTCGTCACCGGGAACCACGAGTACTTCTCCGGCGCCGAGGAGTGGGTCGCGGAGGTGCGCCGGCTCGGTCTGCTCCCCCTGGAGAACGCCCGCACCGAACTCCCGTACTTCGACCTCGCCGGGGTGAACGACCTGGCCGGTGAGAACTACGGCCAGGGCCCCGACTACGCGCGGGCGCTCGGCGACCGGGACCGGGCCCGCGCGTGCGTGCTCCTGGCCCACCAGCCGGTGATGGTCCACGAGGCCGTCGACCACGGCGTCGACCTCCAGCTCTCCGGCCACACCCACGGCGGCCAGCTCTGGCCCGCCAGCTACCTCGCCGCCGCCGCCAACCCGACCCTCGCGGGCCTGGACCGCTACGGCGACACCCAGCTGTACGTCAGCCGCGGCGCCGGCGCCTGGGGCCCGCCGACCCGGATCGGCGCGCCGTCGGACATCACGGTGATCGAACTGGCGTCGAAGCAGACCTGA
- a CDS encoding SCO4848 family membrane protein, whose translation MKLSRPVSWFLLAFGVWSWIIWVTFVRNLVKDGSGLAFDDGEPTAYFWVHLLLAVVSFVLGTVIGVIGLRGLRALSRTSRTS comes from the coding sequence GTGAAGCTCAGCCGCCCCGTCTCCTGGTTCCTGCTCGCCTTCGGGGTGTGGAGCTGGATCATCTGGGTCACTTTCGTCAGGAACCTGGTCAAGGACGGCAGCGGGCTCGCGTTCGACGACGGCGAGCCGACGGCGTACTTCTGGGTCCATCTGCTGCTGGCCGTCGTCTCCTTCGTACTGGGGACGGTCATCGGAGTCATCGGGTTGCGTGGTCTGCGCGCACTGAGCCGGACGTCACGGACGTCGTAA